A stretch of Hydractinia symbiolongicarpus strain clone_291-10 chromosome 9, HSymV2.1, whole genome shotgun sequence DNA encodes these proteins:
- the LOC130656197 gene encoding uncharacterized protein LOC130656197 → MEDKQNCKSNLYPFLRTMTAPSSSYNKDFLVQNFNNSSSSDYQRRFNRTQLHGKRKCASESLFHPVTKQQITEARIASSMQRLSLLNDDNSAAVPNTNRNSDEGFFEDSEKYDFNIESDEEDLSSESNSPSELPGFRLAPGVLKHLKENTRDILPKHVFDSVNTNYLAVIPYTPPTDIRINFHKKKDATNEKQESEIASATVGVSPKVISENDNEMFAAWEEIEDVDMIS, encoded by the exons ATGGAAGATAAACAGAACTGCAAGAGTAACCTTTATCCATTTCTGAGAACAATGACAGCTCCATCAAGCTCTTACAACAAAGATTTCTTGGTTCAAAATTTCAATAACTCATCATCTTCTGACTACCAGAGGAG ATTTAATAGGACACAGCTTCATGGTAAACGAAAGTGTGCATCTGAAAG TTTGTTCCATCCTGtgacaaaacaacaaataacaGAAGCAAGAATTGCATCTTCCATGCAAAGGTTAAGTTTACTCAATGATGACAATTCTGCTGCAGTACCAAACACAAACAG aaattCTGATGAAGGATTTTTTGAAGACAGCGAGAAGTATGATTTCAACATTGAGTCAGATGAAGAAGATCTGTCAAGTGAATCAAAcag tcctTCTGAACTTCCTGGATTTAGACTTGCCCCAGGTGTGTTAAAGCATCTAAAAGAGAATACGCGAGATATTTTACCAAAACATGTTTTTGATTCAGT AAATACAAATTATTTGGCAGTCATACCTTACACACCACCTACCGATATTCGTATAAATTTCCATAAGAAGAAAGACGCAACTAATGAAAAACAAGAATCAGAAATTGCG agTGCTACTGTTGGTGTATCTCCAAAAGTGATTTCTGAAAATGACAATGA GATGTTTGCAGCATGGGAAGAGATTGAGGATGTTGACATGATCAGTTGA
- the LOC130656192 gene encoding probable NADH dehydrogenase: protein MTLIRSMLLRSRKLTPIQDCVVCGLRLQSTLQEPQRQRLVLLGTGWGSYSVLKSINKKLFDVIVVSPRNHFLFTPLLNSTTVGTLEFRSIIEPVRNSKFRDDHHFQLSQAVGLKPDENIVVCKAELTNEEYELKYDKLVIGVGATSNTFGIPGVKENAFFMKEISDARKVRDRIISNFELSLYPNVSKEEQERLLHFVIVGGGPTGVEFGAELYDFITQDVTRLFPEEKQYVKVTLVEGQSLLPSFDQRLRDFAERKIKQRQNFNISKDFVVEVGEGYVKLKSGDVIPTGLVLWSTGLAPRPFIESLDLPKSKSKQLLVDGHLRVQGYDNIYAIGDCSYIEDNPLPCTAQVAEREGRFVADFLAKQITHDATSIKAFAWADMGMLAYIGDYKAVANLPSQYGKLTGFKTWLLWRSVYMTKLGSWRNRMQVPYDWARTFFFGRDTSRF, encoded by the exons ATGACCTTAATAAGATCCATGTTACTGCGCAGTCGTAAATTAACACCAATTCAGGACTGTGTTGTATGTGGCTTGAGGTTGCAATCAACGTTACAAGAACCTCAAcgacaaagacttgttttgCTTGGTACGGGTTGGGGAAGTTATAGTGTATTAAAgagtataaataaaaaacttttcgaTGTGATAGTTGTCAGTCCAAGGaaccattttttatttacacctttgttaaatagcacaACTGTAGGCACTTTAGAGTTTCGCAGCATTATTGAACCGGTGCGAAACTCAAAGTTTCGAGATGATCATCATTTTCAGCTATCTCAGGCAGTGGGTTTGAAACCAGATGAAAACATTGTGGTCTGTAAAGCAGAACTTACCAATGAGGAATATGAATTAAAATATGACAAGTTAGTTATCGGTGTTGGTGCAACTAGTAATACATTTGGTATCCCTGgagtaaaagaaaatgctttttttatgaAAGAAATTTCTGATGCAAGAAAAGTAAGGGATAGAATAATTTCTAACTTTGAGTTAAGTTTATATCCGAATGTGAGCAAAGAAGAACAAGAAAGGTTGCTGCATTTTGTAATAGTTGGTGGTGGCCCTACTGGTGTTGAATTTGGTGCTGAACTATATGATTTTATTACGCAAGATGTAACACGGTTATTTCCAGAAGAGAAACAATATGTTAAAGTAACTCTTG TTGAGGGACAGTCATTGTTACCAAGCTTTGATCAACGGTTAAGGGATTTTGCTGAACGTAAGATCAAACAGAGGCAGAATTTTAACATTTCTAAAGATTTTGTCGTTGAAGTTGGTGAGGGTTATGTGAAATTGAAATCTGGTGACGTCATTCCCACTGGACTTGTTCTTTGGTCAACTGGCCTTGCGCCAAGACCATTTATAG AATCTCTTGATCTAccaaaaagtaaaagcaagcaACTTTTAGTTGATGGACATTTGAGAGTTCAAGGTTATGATAATATATACGCCATAGGTGATTGTTCTTATATTGAGGATAATCCATTACCCTGTACAGCTCAAGTTGCTGAAAGAGAAG GAAGATTTGTAGCAGATTTTCTTGCTAAACAGATAACTCACGACGCTACTTCCATAAAAGCTTTCGCGTGGGCTGACATGGGAATGTTAGCTTACATAGGCGATTACAAAGCTGTTGCTAATCTGCCATCGCAATATGGCAAACTCACTGGATTTAAAACATGGTTGCTATGGAGATCAGTATACATGACAAAGCTTGGGAGTTGGAGGAACCGCATGCAAGTGCCATATGATTGGGCAAGAACATTTTTCTTTGGTCGAGATACCTCCAGGTTCTAG
- the LOC130656200 gene encoding rRNA-processing protein FCF1 homolog produces MGKAKKARKFAAVKRLISPKDARIKENQKKKEAEQKKKEENQVRHLEQVSSAMFFQHNNQLGPPYRVLIDTNFINFSIQNKLDIFQSMIDCLYAKCIPYITDCVMAEIEKLGSHYRVALRIAKDERFERLPCMHKGTYADDCLVNRVKQHRCYIVATCDRDLKRRIRKVPGVPIMYLSKHRYSIERMPDAFGAPRT; encoded by the exons ATG GGTAAAGCAAAAAAAGCGAGAAAGTTTGCAGCTGTGAAACGACTTATCAGTCCGAAAGATGCGAGaat AAAAGAgaatcagaaaaaaaaggaaGCAGAGCAAAAGAAGAAGGAAGAAAACCAAGTTAGACACCT AGAACAAGTGTCGTCAGCCATGTTTTTCCAGCATAACAATCAACTTGGACCTCCCTATCGAGTGCTAATTGATAcgaattttataaatttctcCATCCAAAATAAGCTCGATATATTTCAATCCATGATCGACTGTTTATATGCTAAAT gCATACCATACATCACTGATTGTGTGATGGCAGAGATAGAAAAACTTGGATCACATTACAGGGTGGCGTTAAG GATAGCGAAAGATGAACGTTTCGAGCGATTACCTTGCATGCACAAAGGCACTTATGCCGATGATTGTCTTGTTAACAGAGTGAAGCAG CATAGATGTTACATTGTTGCTACTTGCGATAGAGATTTAAAACGAAGAATTCGAAAAGTTCCCGGTGTACCGATTATGTACTTATCGAAACATAG GTACAGTATCGAAAGAATGCCAGACGCTTTTGGTG CACCCCGGACATGA